One window from the genome of bacterium encodes:
- the gltX gene encoding glutamate--tRNA ligase, protein MSKPRVRFAPSPTGSPHIGNIRTAVFDYLFAKHADGTFILRVEDTDRTRYVENSLEEMMTGLRWLGMQWDEGPEVGGNYGPYFQSERLDIYHKYAQQLVDEGRAYYCYCSRERLEEMRKVQTAAKRPTGYDRRCRDLTDTQRQELAKECPTPVIRFKMKLEGRTELDDVVRGRIGFDNSLQDDFIIIKADGFPTYHFACVVDDHFMQITHVFRGEEWLSSAPKHVQLYEALRWEQPTWVHSTSILDTSGKRLAKRSGVSTAFIDYIEQGYLPEAMLNFLATMGWSAGEDKKLYSRAELIEKFNLEGIVNHPAIFDLAKLNDLNGEYIRMLNVDELAEMILPRLQEAGYVGGSPSDEEVVYLKDITALIQDRLVTLADAVDMVSYFYIDDFGYDEKGAKKHLAKESVPQALKSVSDKLSCVQMWDVESIGTAVREGGAEHGLEGGHIIHPVRMAVTGRTWGPGLFELMHVLGKDRCIARLNRAAMEFDSRR, encoded by the coding sequence TTGAGTAAACCACGAGTGAGATTTGCGCCCAGCCCGACTGGTTCGCCGCATATCGGAAATATAAGGACCGCCGTATTCGACTATCTCTTTGCAAAGCATGCGGATGGAACATTCATACTGCGTGTTGAAGACACAGATCGCACGCGCTATGTCGAAAACTCACTTGAAGAAATGATGACCGGCTTGAGGTGGCTCGGGATGCAGTGGGACGAGGGACCGGAGGTCGGCGGCAACTATGGACCGTATTTCCAGTCAGAAAGGCTCGATATATATCACAAATACGCTCAGCAGCTTGTAGATGAGGGCAGAGCGTATTATTGCTACTGCTCGCGTGAGCGTCTGGAAGAGATGCGCAAGGTGCAGACAGCGGCAAAAAGACCTACCGGGTATGACAGACGATGCCGTGACCTCACAGATACCCAACGGCAGGAACTCGCAAAAGAGTGCCCCACCCCAGTCATCCGGTTCAAGATGAAACTCGAGGGGCGCACAGAACTGGACGATGTCGTTCGAGGCAGGATCGGGTTCGATAACTCGCTGCAGGACGATTTCATCATAATTAAAGCTGATGGATTTCCAACATATCACTTCGCCTGTGTAGTCGACGATCACTTTATGCAGATCACACATGTCTTCCGTGGTGAAGAGTGGCTATCCAGCGCGCCCAAGCATGTTCAACTGTATGAGGCTCTCAGATGGGAGCAGCCGACGTGGGTGCATTCGACCTCAATACTCGACACATCCGGCAAGAGACTTGCCAAGCGCAGCGGCGTCTCCACGGCATTCATCGACTATATCGAGCAGGGCTATCTGCCTGAGGCTATGCTAAACTTCCTGGCGACCATGGGGTGGAGCGCAGGAGAAGACAAGAAGCTCTATAGCCGCGCTGAGCTGATTGAAAAGTTCAACCTCGAAGGTATTGTAAATCATCCGGCAATCTTCGATCTTGCCAAGCTCAATGACCTCAACGGCGAGTATATACGGATGCTGAACGTTGATGAGCTTGCGGAAATGATACTGCCCAGGCTTCAGGAAGCTGGATATGTAGGTGGATCGCCATCTGATGAGGAGGTTGTTTACCTAAAGGACATCACCGCTCTGATACAGGACAGGCTCGTCACACTGGCGGATGCCGTCGACATGGTCTCATACTTCTATATCGACGATTTCGGGTATGACGAAAAAGGCGCAAAAAAACATCTGGCGAAGGAGAGTGTGCCCCAGGCATTGAAGTCGGTTAGTGATAAGCTCTCATGCGTTCAAATGTGGGATGTGGAATCTATAGGAACTGCCGTCCGCGAGGGCGGAGCAGAGCATGGCCTAGAAGGCGGACATATTATTCATCCAGTCCGCATGGCCGTGACCGGACGAACTTGGGGCCCGGGTCTCTTTGAACTGATGCACGTTTTAGGCAAAGACAGATGCATCGCACGTCTGAACAGAGCAGCAATGGAATTCGACTCAAGGAGGTAA
- a CDS encoding NADH-quinone oxidoreductase subunit D encodes MSSRIKTELLEINMGPQHPSTHGVLRLDTKLDGEVVVECRPDVGYLHRGVEKLAEMRQYIQFIPITDRLDYLASMLGNMAYVGAIEKLANIEVPERAEYIRVIMMELQRVASHLIFFGSMGLDLGATTPFIYGMREREDILDLFEMTCGARLTYNYFRPGGVSKDLPGGFLEKCKAYVKKQREKLPEYDDLLTNNQIFKARMHNVGIISAEDAINYSMSGPSLRASGVAYDVRKADPYCVYDKLDWKIATRTEGDSLARYLCRIDEIRQSLNIIEQALDLIPEGKLDYKTPLKLKVPEGEVYFHIESARGDVGVYLVSDGSDKPYRLKWRAPSFINLGAVNQMVKGWKIADIVAVVGSIDVVMGEVDR; translated from the coding sequence ATGTCATCGAGGATTAAAACCGAACTACTCGAAATAAATATGGGTCCGCAGCACCCCAGCACACACGGTGTGCTCAGACTGGACACTAAGCTCGACGGCGAGGTGGTGGTGGAGTGCCGGCCTGATGTGGGATATCTGCACCGCGGCGTTGAAAAACTCGCCGAGATGAGGCAGTATATACAGTTTATCCCAATCACCGACAGGCTCGATTACCTCGCGTCCATGCTCGGAAATATGGCGTATGTGGGAGCGATCGAAAAACTTGCGAATATCGAAGTCCCTGAGCGAGCCGAATATATCCGCGTGATCATGATGGAGCTTCAGAGGGTAGCAAGCCACCTGATCTTTTTCGGGTCCATGGGACTAGACCTCGGGGCAACAACGCCATTCATATACGGCATGCGCGAGCGCGAAGACATACTCGACCTCTTTGAGATGACGTGTGGAGCAAGGCTGACATATAACTATTTCCGTCCCGGCGGAGTATCCAAAGACCTGCCCGGCGGCTTTCTTGAGAAATGCAAAGCCTATGTAAAGAAGCAGCGTGAAAAACTTCCTGAATACGATGACCTGCTCACCAACAACCAGATATTCAAAGCGCGAATGCATAATGTGGGAATAATATCCGCCGAGGATGCAATCAACTACTCCATGAGCGGACCGAGCCTGAGAGCATCGGGAGTGGCATATGACGTGCGAAAGGCTGACCCATACTGCGTATATGACAAACTCGATTGGAAGATCGCCACTCGCACTGAGGGCGACAGTCTGGCTCGATATCTGTGCCGTATCGACGAAATCAGACAGAGTCTGAATATTATCGAGCAGGCGTTGGATTTGATTCCAGAAGGTAAACTGGATTACAAGACTCCACTCAAGCTGAAAGTCCCGGAAGGTGAAGTTTATTTCCATATCGAGTCCGCCAGAGGCGATGTCGGGGTATATCTGGTAAGTGACGGCTCCGATAAGCCTTACAGACTTAAGTGGCGCGCACCGTCATTTATCAACCTGGGAGCCGTCAATCAGATGGTCAAGGGTTGGAAAATTGCAGATATTGTTGCCGTCGTGGGCAGCATCGACGTTGTCATGGGCGAAGTAGACAGATAA
- a CDS encoding DUF5679 domain-containing protein, which translates to MEAYCVKCKAKREMKDAKAVTMKNGKPATQGICPTCGTKMFKIGKA; encoded by the coding sequence ATGGAAGCTTATTGCGTTAAGTGTAAGGCAAAGAGAGAGATGAAGGACGCGAAAGCCGTCACAATGAAGAACGGTAAACCCGCGACTCAGGGCATTTGTCCGACCTGTGGCACCAAAATGTTCAAGATCGGTAAGGCCTAA
- the trxA gene encoding thioredoxin, protein MHRTSEQSSNGIRLKEVMKMSAAPAITADKFEQEVLQSETPVLVDFWAEWCGPCKALGPTIDEIAADYVGKMKVFKLDVQNEAAIASKYGVSSIPTLLIFKGGEVADRMVGLQPKGNITSRLDAQL, encoded by the coding sequence ATGCATCGCACGTCTGAACAGAGCAGCAATGGAATTCGACTCAAGGAGGTAATGAAAATGTCAGCAGCACCGGCAATTACAGCCGACAAATTTGAGCAGGAAGTTCTTCAGTCCGAAACGCCAGTATTGGTGGATTTCTGGGCCGAATGGTGCGGACCTTGCAAGGCTCTCGGACCCACTATTGACGAAATTGCAGCGGACTACGTGGGGAAGATGAAAGTCTTTAAGCTGGATGTGCAGAACGAGGCTGCAATCGCCAGCAAATACGGCGTATCAAGCATACCCACGCTGCTGATATTCAAGGGAGGCGAGGTAGCGGACAGAATGGTCGGCCTGCAGCCCAAAGGCAACATTACTTCGCGTCTGGACGCACAACTGTAG
- a CDS encoding TRAM domain-containing protein, whose translation MAISSRRVRPLFTLAFVIIGGVIGHALAFHTLLRFDAYLKASSTENLKFLGFIPINPVELSSGEKWRLYAVFIVAGALLGFALERFAFLQIKSTKSKWDIMAPQEKIGAVSGLVLGLLLTLLLRSILPIPSWVNIIIAALLCYMSMVALESLMEQVRFYFPGSMPASKSSSHINSRPKILDTNVIIDGRIADIARAGFVEGPVYVPKFVLEELQQIADSSDSLKRARGRRGLDILNQMQKEMELHIPEFSSVDPNDEVDARLVVAAREVHGAIVTNDYNLNRVAELQGVDVLNINELANALKPVVLPGEEMRVTIIREGKEKDQGIGYLDDGTMIVVEGGRKLIGETLDVSVTSVLQTVQGKMIFGKSKENSDQESDSFDEGMRSYTGGRTRRKIR comes from the coding sequence ATGGCAATCAGCAGTAGGCGAGTTAGACCACTATTTACTCTTGCATTTGTAATCATAGGTGGAGTCATCGGTCATGCCCTGGCTTTTCACACGCTGCTGCGATTTGACGCTTATCTTAAAGCATCAAGCACCGAAAATCTCAAATTCCTTGGGTTTATCCCAATAAACCCCGTGGAACTGAGTTCGGGCGAAAAGTGGCGTTTGTACGCAGTATTTATCGTTGCCGGAGCACTGCTTGGCTTTGCGCTCGAACGATTTGCATTTTTGCAGATCAAAAGCACAAAGTCTAAATGGGATATCATGGCTCCTCAGGAAAAGATCGGCGCGGTCTCAGGTCTCGTACTGGGTCTTTTACTAACATTACTTCTCCGCAGCATTCTTCCTATTCCGTCATGGGTCAATATCATTATCGCCGCGTTGTTATGTTATATGTCGATGGTGGCACTCGAAAGTCTGATGGAACAGGTGAGGTTCTACTTTCCCGGTTCGATGCCGGCCTCAAAAAGCAGTTCGCACATCAACAGCCGACCAAAAATACTCGATACCAACGTCATAATCGATGGCCGGATCGCCGATATTGCACGTGCAGGCTTCGTCGAAGGTCCGGTCTATGTGCCCAAATTCGTGCTGGAAGAACTCCAGCAGATCGCTGACTCCAGCGATTCACTTAAGCGGGCAAGAGGCAGAAGAGGTCTGGATATCTTGAACCAGATGCAGAAAGAAATGGAACTGCACATCCCCGAGTTCTCATCAGTAGACCCGAACGATGAAGTTGATGCAAGGCTGGTTGTGGCGGCACGTGAGGTGCATGGTGCAATCGTCACAAATGACTACAATCTCAATCGTGTGGCCGAACTGCAGGGCGTGGATGTGTTGAACATAAACGAACTGGCCAACGCGCTCAAGCCGGTCGTGCTGCCTGGCGAAGAAATGCGTGTGACCATCATTCGCGAGGGTAAGGAGAAAGACCAGGGCATCGGCTACCTCGATGATGGAACGATGATTGTGGTCGAAGGCGGCAGAAAACTGATCGGCGAAACCCTCGATGTATCTGTCACGAGCGTTTTGCAGACAGTGCAGGGGAAAATGATATTCGGCAAGAGCAAGGAAAACTCTGATCAGGAAAGCGACTCGTTTGATGAAGGCATGCGCTCTTATACCGGCGGCAGGACGAGGAGAAAGATTCGGTAG
- the ispD gene encoding 2-C-methyl-D-erythritol 4-phosphate cytidylyltransferase: MKACALIPAAGRGERFGRPVNKVFAEIAGKPILAHTISVFESCEAIGEIIIVAGKNEIEAVGELVDRFGFGKVTHITEGGKERQDSVYRGLEKVTSEIVAIHDAARPMVTCDIISRSIDEAQRSGACIVAVPVIDTIKSVTPQCMVSDTIDRSNLYCIQTPQTFKIELIKKAYDQAYADGYYATDDSALVERIGEKVAIVQGSYDNIKITTPSDMELASMKLGAGIHRSGIGFDVHAFAEGRKLVLGGIDIPYEKGLAGHSDADVIIHAIMDALLGAAALGDIGRHFPDSDPSYKGISSIKLLTHVGNLLAKDGWHISNIDAVVICEQPKISPHVKEMVKGIAECLKIETGCINIKGTTTEKLGFTGRGEGIACQAIATLNKV; the protein is encoded by the coding sequence ATGAAGGCATGCGCTCTTATACCGGCGGCAGGACGAGGAGAAAGATTCGGTAGACCCGTAAACAAAGTGTTCGCAGAGATCGCAGGCAAACCGATTCTCGCGCACACAATATCGGTCTTTGAATCGTGCGAAGCCATCGGTGAGATAATAATAGTCGCGGGCAAAAATGAGATCGAAGCGGTCGGCGAGTTGGTCGACCGCTTCGGTTTTGGCAAAGTTACGCATATCACGGAAGGTGGAAAAGAGCGGCAGGATTCAGTCTATCGGGGACTTGAAAAGGTCACCTCGGAGATTGTGGCGATACACGATGCAGCCAGGCCTATGGTCACGTGTGACATAATCTCTCGGTCTATTGACGAAGCGCAAAGATCCGGCGCATGTATTGTTGCTGTGCCCGTAATTGACACTATTAAGTCGGTGACGCCGCAGTGTATGGTTTCGGACACGATCGACCGCTCAAACCTCTATTGCATTCAGACACCTCAGACATTCAAGATCGAGCTTATCAAAAAGGCATATGACCAGGCTTACGCCGACGGTTATTATGCTACGGATGACTCGGCGTTGGTGGAGAGAATCGGTGAAAAAGTGGCGATAGTGCAGGGATCATACGATAATATCAAGATCACTACCCCATCGGATATGGAACTGGCATCAATGAAACTTGGCGCAGGAATTCACAGATCGGGAATCGGCTTCGATGTACATGCTTTTGCCGAAGGCCGTAAGTTGGTCCTTGGAGGAATCGATATACCATATGAGAAAGGCTTGGCAGGCCACTCAGATGCAGATGTAATTATTCACGCCATAATGGACGCTCTGTTGGGAGCAGCAGCACTTGGAGACATCGGCAGACACTTCCCCGACTCCGACCCGTCATATAAAGGAATTTCCAGCATAAAACTGCTCACGCATGTCGGCAACCTGCTTGCAAAAGACGGCTGGCACATAAGCAACATAGACGCTGTGGTAATATGTGAGCAGCCTAAGATATCCCCGCACGTCAAGGAGATGGTCAAAGGTATCGCGGAGTGCCTGAAGATTGAGACGGGCTGCATAAACATAAAAGGCACAACAACTGAAAAACTGGGGTTTACGGGCAGGGGTGAAGGAATTGCATGTCAGGCAATTGCCACACTTAATAAAGTCTAG
- a CDS encoding tetratricopeptide repeat protein, with product MGVQELSKSYQKGLEFYDQGLLLDAITAFEEVLANTSVKAPEAKLAAFYIGQAHARLAEENLSRGARQRAEEHLREAIVRNPKFPDLHYQLAEIIAESGAIHEAMVELEAALELNPNYAKALLMLGVLAYEIGEYDAGAEHIAHAVEQEPRYNTQIYSDGLSAHKKNDHRGALTLFKEMPTTNVDDISFHFGVGKKLYRRGDYKEAAEAFEQALSLEEKYPDIHNWYGLALMACAEPQKAFDQFQKALDINPNYTAAIINAGIACEMMKVPDEAALFYKRALEIDPDNLEARERLDRL from the coding sequence ATGGGAGTTCAAGAACTGAGTAAGTCATATCAAAAAGGACTGGAATTTTATGACCAGGGGCTGCTCCTTGATGCAATAACGGCGTTCGAGGAAGTGCTGGCCAACACATCTGTGAAAGCACCCGAAGCCAAACTGGCCGCGTTCTATATCGGGCAGGCACATGCAAGACTTGCCGAAGAAAACCTCAGCAGGGGAGCGCGTCAGCGAGCTGAGGAGCATCTGAGAGAGGCTATCGTCCGCAATCCGAAGTTTCCTGATTTGCACTATCAACTGGCCGAGATAATAGCCGAGTCCGGCGCAATCCATGAAGCTATGGTCGAGCTTGAAGCTGCGCTTGAACTTAACCCAAACTATGCAAAGGCTCTGCTGATGCTTGGAGTGCTTGCATATGAAATAGGTGAGTATGACGCAGGAGCCGAACATATAGCTCATGCAGTCGAACAGGAACCCCGCTACAACACCCAGATATACAGCGATGGTCTTTCTGCACATAAGAAAAACGACCATCGAGGCGCATTGACTCTGTTCAAGGAGATGCCGACTACAAACGTGGACGACATTTCATTCCATTTTGGTGTCGGCAAAAAGCTGTATCGCAGAGGTGATTACAAAGAGGCTGCCGAGGCCTTCGAGCAGGCACTCAGCCTGGAGGAAAAATATCCCGACATACATAACTGGTATGGACTCGCATTGATGGCATGCGCGGAACCTCAGAAGGCTTTCGATCAGTTCCAAAAGGCACTGGACATTAATCCCAACTATACCGCGGCAATTATTAATGCGGGAATCGCCTGTGAAATGATGAAAGTGCCGGATGAGGCAGCTCTCTTCTATAAACGAGCGCTGGAAATCGACCCCGATAACCTGGAGGCTCGTGAGCGGCTGGATCGGCTGTAA
- a CDS encoding FG-GAP-like repeat-containing protein has product MGQNASKSTTSSVNKYSTALTCIKRLPDGAYVYLNQKVVSCIMSSSFYIEEPDRSAGIKVIMSPGGYVPLELRRGNLVTLSGYMSTVNNERVVIEENDIEIDSSSSVMIKPLGMNVAAIMGWPVKYTEPFGPRITGLLPYGLYVRLWGIITQGSTYDENADTFCYIDDGWGKFDGSDINAEGVRVYVNKTLDAGETMCVNGVLSTKSYDPNSAMTGDETYIPCILTTEESDLAAPETTSTTPTYASVSGRIRLVGELTGRPVRIYSDKCSIVLNNVTDQWTSFTLSNIPSGGVNVCASANGYKSATRAVNIGDAGVDFELQPSDTHTDIASDKDSIAICSEDTAHICVIRRDCEGKGLEGLQVRLTTTKGIFTESNSTQFIGATDSAGCLYVHLSAGTDGAGTALVTAETYPSADQSAETSVELKGPVISVFASPKILDAVGSSTVTAHVELNDVVLQNVPITFVTDKGQFEGNSSQSYTTLSDSNGYATATLTLSEQGTAIVTASFEDNCLNTAKDWTVVACTAQPWYDVPIKQSHPLVEDLDGDADGKKEVVVLTGTGYLVALKANGDLYWSRGPFVSENNCGNTSPSCAPTDSERSGKPCVFLPTESPKAIHAFSYNGSPLAGWPTYSRYSFFDMACSIGDINLDGSPEFVCGDQSCYVWSWNPTGNWTASADTDAPCLWVNLTGNCNTVIHSSTCALGDMDNDENGILDVIVGTITTPGNIFGFPGDAWGNYSSSGYYLDGWPKTGGGQIETAPAIGDIDGDGKNDVAWGAGDGNLHILLSSTDSQLLIKISKAVKSSPALADLDGDGKLDVIVGSDTGYVYAFNYLGQSLAGWEDGICLDPEENNPIGAPVSVGDITGDGQIDVVAVCDDGFAYAIYADGRNHAGSTSPIAWAGCCTQSSTAEFEGHSAPVIDDIDNDGLVEILVAGNQGIYLFQTNASHSSDSSLYPWPTFHRDNRRSGCATSVPAPVNASIQGIISHDGTPVSGAQIFIYKNDGSSVYAPYSDPQVARSYVLSVGSTQTDAVGMGAYCINQLEPNQTYKIKVVATGYTTTWLTDIAVTTGLVRVDIAL; this is encoded by the coding sequence ATGGGACAAAACGCCTCCAAATCCACCACTTCCTCCGTAAACAAATACTCGACAGCGTTGACGTGTATCAAAAGGCTGCCTGATGGTGCATATGTCTACTTGAATCAGAAAGTCGTCTCCTGCATTATGAGCAGCTCGTTCTATATAGAAGAACCCGACAGGTCAGCCGGCATTAAGGTCATAATGAGTCCTGGAGGTTATGTCCCTCTGGAACTTAGAAGAGGAAATCTAGTAACTCTGTCGGGTTATATGTCCACCGTCAACAACGAACGCGTGGTTATTGAAGAAAATGATATCGAGATCGACTCCAGTTCATCCGTAATGATAAAACCTTTGGGTATGAATGTTGCCGCAATTATGGGCTGGCCCGTGAAATATACAGAACCATTCGGTCCCAGAATAACCGGTCTGCTTCCTTATGGCCTGTATGTTAGGCTCTGGGGAATAATCACACAGGGAAGCACCTACGACGAAAATGCCGACACTTTCTGTTATATCGATGACGGTTGGGGCAAATTCGACGGAAGTGATATCAATGCAGAAGGTGTGAGAGTATATGTCAACAAAACGCTGGATGCAGGCGAAACTATGTGCGTAAATGGTGTCCTATCCACCAAATCGTATGATCCGAACTCAGCCATGACTGGTGATGAAACTTATATACCCTGTATATTGACTACAGAGGAATCTGATCTGGCTGCTCCTGAGACTACATCAACAACTCCAACTTATGCCTCAGTCTCCGGTCGTATTCGACTTGTAGGAGAACTCACCGGCAGGCCTGTCCGAATATATTCTGATAAATGCAGCATTGTCCTAAACAACGTGACCGATCAATGGACGTCGTTCACACTCAGCAATATTCCGTCCGGTGGAGTAAACGTGTGTGCCTCCGCTAATGGCTATAAATCCGCAACTCGAGCAGTTAACATTGGTGATGCAGGTGTTGATTTTGAATTGCAGCCATCCGACACTCACACGGATATTGCGAGCGATAAAGATTCGATAGCAATCTGTTCTGAAGATACCGCACATATATGCGTTATTCGGCGTGATTGTGAAGGTAAAGGTCTGGAAGGACTGCAAGTGCGATTGACAACTACGAAAGGAATCTTCACAGAGTCGAACTCGACCCAATTCATCGGCGCAACCGATTCTGCAGGGTGCTTGTACGTGCATCTTTCGGCGGGAACTGACGGCGCGGGCACAGCACTAGTTACGGCTGAAACATATCCGTCGGCAGATCAGTCGGCTGAAACAAGTGTTGAGCTAAAAGGACCGGTAATTAGTGTATTTGCATCACCAAAGATCCTCGATGCAGTTGGTTCATCAACAGTAACTGCACATGTAGAGCTAAACGATGTGGTTCTGCAGAACGTTCCAATTACCTTTGTCACCGATAAAGGGCAGTTCGAGGGAAACAGCTCCCAAAGCTACACCACACTTTCAGACAGCAACGGCTATGCGACCGCCACCCTAACTCTATCAGAACAAGGCACTGCAATAGTGACGGCGAGCTTTGAAGATAATTGCTTAAACACAGCAAAAGATTGGACTGTGGTTGCATGCACGGCTCAGCCCTGGTACGACGTGCCTATCAAACAATCGCACCCACTGGTTGAAGATTTGGATGGCGATGCGGACGGCAAGAAGGAAGTTGTCGTGCTGACAGGCACAGGATACCTGGTGGCACTCAAGGCAAACGGAGATCTATACTGGTCAAGAGGGCCGTTCGTTTCAGAGAACAATTGCGGCAACACAAGCCCATCGTGTGCTCCTACGGACAGTGAGCGATCGGGAAAACCTTGCGTGTTTCTGCCCACAGAAAGTCCAAAGGCAATCCATGCGTTTTCCTACAACGGCAGCCCATTGGCAGGCTGGCCTACGTATTCACGATACTCATTTTTCGATATGGCATGCTCGATCGGAGACATAAATCTTGATGGAAGCCCGGAGTTTGTATGCGGTGATCAATCGTGCTACGTGTGGTCATGGAATCCAACCGGAAATTGGACCGCAAGCGCTGACACAGATGCGCCATGCCTTTGGGTTAATCTTACGGGAAATTGTAATACTGTGATCCACTCCTCAACATGTGCACTGGGAGATATGGATAATGACGAGAATGGAATTCTCGACGTTATTGTAGGCACTATAACCACACCTGGAAACATCTTCGGTTTTCCGGGAGACGCATGGGGCAACTATTCAAGCAGCGGTTATTATCTCGACGGCTGGCCAAAGACCGGCGGCGGACAGATCGAAACAGCTCCAGCCATCGGGGATATAGATGGCGATGGCAAAAATGACGTGGCATGGGGAGCTGGTGATGGCAACTTGCACATTTTGCTATCGAGCACAGACTCTCAATTACTTATCAAAATAAGTAAAGCCGTCAAATCCTCACCAGCATTGGCCGACCTGGATGGCGACGGGAAACTGGACGTGATAGTGGGTTCGGATACCGGATATGTTTATGCATTCAATTATCTTGGGCAATCGCTCGCTGGTTGGGAAGATGGCATTTGTCTTGATCCAGAAGAAAACAATCCCATCGGTGCACCCGTAAGCGTCGGCGACATAACAGGAGACGGGCAGATAGACGTAGTTGCTGTCTGTGATGATGGTTTTGCATACGCCATCTACGCAGACGGAAGAAACCATGCAGGTAGTACCAGCCCTATTGCCTGGGCGGGATGCTGCACGCAATCAAGCACAGCTGAATTTGAAGGGCATAGCGCACCTGTAATCGATGATATCGATAATGATGGGTTGGTTGAAATCTTGGTGGCGGGCAACCAGGGAATCTACCTCTTCCAAACTAATGCATCACACTCATCAGATTCATCGCTTTATCCATGGCCGACATTCCACCGAGACAATCGACGGTCAGGATGCGCCACCAGTGTCCCTGCACCTGTCAACGCTTCCATTCAGGGCATAATAAGCCACGATGGAACGCCTGTCTCGGGCGCGCAAATATTTATCTATAAAAACGATGGATCATCGGTATATGCGCCATACTCCGACCCACAAGTTGCACGCAGTTATGTCCTCTCAGTGGGCAGCACACAAACGGATGCCGTGGGCATGGGCGCGTATTGCATCAATCAGCTCGAACCAAATCAGACATACAAGATCAAAGTTGTGGCCACAGGTTATACTACCACATGGTTAACCGATATTGCTGTAACCACTGGTCTGGTCAGGGTCGATATCGCTCTGTAA